In Sphingomonas sp. KC8, the sequence ACAGCGTGACGCCCGCCCCCTTCCAGTGACGACGGACTGCTCCCAGCGCGCCAAGATCGATCTTGAGCAGCATCGGCACGATCATCAGCCAGATCAGGACGGCGACGACCAGATTGACACGGGCGATCTCGGCCGCAGCGATGTGCTGGAACAGGCCGGGAATGGCAGAACCAAGGGCAATGCCAACGACGATGCACAGCGCCACCCAAACGCTGAGATAGCGTTCGAAGATGCTGATTCGGGCCGTCTCCACAGCCTTGCTCACCCACCGATCCTGTGGCCGGCGGAATCGACAACCTGCTCGCCGTCCTCCTTGGCAAACGCACCCTGCTGCGCTGTGGGCAGCAGATCGAGCACCGCTTCCGACGGCCGGCATAGCTTCACACCGAGTGGCGAGACGACAATCGGCCGATTGATCAGGACCGGATGGGCCATCATCGCATCGATCAACTGATCGTCGGTCAGTGATGTGTCCTCCAGCCCGAGATCGGCGAAGGGCGTGCCCTTTTCGCGCAGAAGCGCGCGGGCATCGATCCCCATGCGATCAATCAGCGACACCAGCAGCGGCCGGCTCGGCGGGGTCTTCAGATATTCGATGACATGCGGTTCGATCCCGGCATTGCGGATCATGGCCAGCGCGTTGCGCGACGTGCCGCAAGCCGGGTTGTGATAGATGACGATATCATGGGTCATGTTGGCTTCCATCAGCAACAGGGCGTGAGTTCGGCGATCAGCGGCGCGCACAGTTCGGCCCGGCCGCCGCAGCAATCCTTCACCAGGAACAAGGTCAGCGCCTTCAACCGATCAAGGTCAGCGCGATAGATGATCTTGCGGCTATGCCGTTCCGACCGGATCAGCCCCGCCCGGGCCAGCGCGCCCAGATGCGAGGACATCGTGTTTTGCGGCACATCCAGCAGCTGTGCGATCTCCCCGGCCGGCAGCCCGTCCGGCTCATGCCGGACGAGCAGGCGGAACGCATCCAGGCGTGTCCCCTGGGCAAGCGCACCGAGCGCGACGATTGCCGAATCATTATCCATATATCCAGAATAGTGGATATATGGATTGCCTTCAAGGCGTCGTCTGACAACGCCAGAATACAAACCGAAGATTACGTGGCCGGTCTTCCGGCCGGTCCTAGATGCCGGATCGTGAAGAGGCCCGCCAGACGACGGGGCAGTCCGGATGGTCCAGGATATCGCCCGGTTCCACCCCCTCATGATGGGGCTTGCGCATCGCCCCGCGGCGCAACCGGTAGCGTGCGTCATCGCCGCAATAACGGACCGACATCGCGCGCCGGCGCGCCGTGACCGAGTGATTGCCCTCCGCACCGTGCAGCGTAAGCGCGTGATGCACCGTTATGTCGCCGGGTTCGGTATC encodes:
- the arsC gene encoding arsenate reductase (glutaredoxin) (This arsenate reductase requires both glutathione and glutaredoxin to convert arsenate to arsenite, after which the efflux transporter formed by ArsA and ArsB can extrude the arsenite from the cell, providing resistance.) — translated: MTHDIVIYHNPACGTSRNALAMIRNAGIEPHVIEYLKTPPSRPLLVSLIDRMGIDARALLREKGTPFADLGLEDTSLTDDQLIDAMMAHPVLINRPIVVSPLGVKLCRPSEAVLDLLPTAQQGAFAKEDGEQVVDSAGHRIGG
- a CDS encoding ArsR/SmtB family transcription factor: MDNDSAIVALGALAQGTRLDAFRLLVRHEPDGLPAGEIAQLLDVPQNTMSSHLGALARAGLIRSERHSRKIIYRADLDRLKALTLFLVKDCCGGRAELCAPLIAELTPCC